In Flavobacteriales bacterium, the following proteins share a genomic window:
- a CDS encoding NgoPII family restriction endonuclease: MTNILEAIINIVTNPILDIKNLYSGKNRVNNVGEGLEMYIKDAFADTIKLVDEQAKMIKYNNVFSWLGNQNHPPDIMIRTGDAIEVKKTQSVNSDLALNSSYPKSTIQSNSTLITQECRDCEEWVEKDLIYCIGHTSNEKINSLWMVYGSIYAANHETYQIVKQKISTGINEIPNVELAETNELGRVNRVDPLGITNLRIRGMWQIQNPRRVFNYLHKPSNSNFELVVIIPATKYNSFPISSIKKLELLNNTALTITNVKVKNPNNPAKLIDAKLIVFTH; the protein is encoded by the coding sequence ATGACGAATATTTTAGAGGCAATTATAAATATTGTAACCAACCCTATTCTAGATATTAAGAACCTTTACTCAGGGAAAAACAGAGTTAACAATGTTGGTGAAGGTTTAGAAATGTATATAAAAGATGCCTTTGCAGATACTATTAAATTAGTTGATGAGCAGGCTAAAATGATAAAATACAACAATGTGTTTTCATGGCTTGGTAATCAAAACCACCCTCCCGATATAATGATAAGAACAGGTGATGCTATTGAAGTAAAAAAAACTCAAAGTGTAAATAGTGATTTAGCTTTAAACAGTTCTTATCCAAAATCAACTATTCAATCTAATAGTACGCTTATTACTCAAGAATGTAGAGATTGTGAAGAGTGGGTAGAAAAGGATTTGATTTATTGCATAGGTCATACCTCGAATGAAAAAATCAATTCATTATGGATGGTTTATGGAAGTATTTACGCAGCAAACCATGAAACATATCAAATTGTTAAGCAAAAAATTTCGACAGGAATAAATGAAATTCCTAATGTTGAACTAGCTGAAACCAATGAATTGGGAAGGGTTAATCGTGTTGATCCATTAGGAATAACTAATTTAAGAATTAGGGGTATGTGGCAAATTCAAAACCCTAGACGTGTTTTTAATTACTTACACAAACCTAGTAATTCTAATTTTGAATTAGTGGTTATTATTCCAGCAACAAAATACAATTCTTTCCCTATTTCAAGTATAAAAAAATTAGAGCTTTTAAATAATACTGCATTAACAATTACCAATGTTAAAGTTAAAAACCCTAACAATCCAGCAAAACTAATTGATGCGAAACTAATTGTATTTACACACTAA
- a CDS encoding DNA cytosine methyltransferase, giving the protein MKIVSFFAGAGGLDLGFQNAGFNVIWANEYDKEIWETYEKNHPHTILDKRSIVDISPEEVPDCDGIIGGPPCQSWSEAGAMKGLGDKRGQLFFDFIRILEAKQPKFFLAENVSGMLLGRHSEALNGIKELFKNAGIGYELSFEMLNACDYNVPQDRKRIFFIGIRKDLNFKFEFPKTKFPKISLQDVIFDLKDNVLAALPYNKTNGKNCKIPNHEYMIGDFSTIFMSRNRVRSWDEQSFTIQAGGRHAPIHPQAPKMKFIEQNIRVFVPGKESLYRRLSIRECARIQTFPDNFIFYYKSVPAGYKMIGNAVPINLAKFLAETIKEQIIKNESKKSNYIPTKKEIIAA; this is encoded by the coding sequence ATGAAAATAGTCTCATTTTTTGCTGGAGCTGGTGGGCTTGATTTAGGTTTCCAAAATGCTGGTTTTAATGTTATTTGGGCTAATGAATACGATAAAGAAATTTGGGAAACTTATGAAAAAAATCACCCTCACACAATACTCGATAAAAGAAGTATTGTTGATATTTCTCCTGAAGAAGTTCCTGATTGTGATGGTATAATTGGGGGGCCGCCTTGCCAAAGTTGGAGTGAAGCTGGCGCAATGAAGGGTCTTGGAGATAAACGAGGCCAATTATTTTTTGATTTTATACGTATATTGGAGGCAAAACAACCAAAGTTTTTTTTAGCTGAAAATGTAAGTGGAATGTTGCTTGGTAGACACTCTGAAGCATTAAATGGTATTAAAGAGTTGTTTAAAAATGCAGGAATTGGCTACGAACTTTCTTTCGAAATGCTTAATGCTTGTGATTATAATGTGCCACAGGATAGGAAGCGAATCTTTTTTATCGGAATAAGAAAAGACTTAAACTTTAAATTTGAATTTCCAAAAACTAAATTTCCAAAAATTTCATTACAAGATGTAATTTTCGATTTAAAGGATAACGTTCTAGCCGCTTTACCATATAACAAAACAAATGGTAAAAACTGTAAAATTCCTAATCACGAATATATGATAGGTGATTTTTCAACAATATTTATGTCTAGAAATCGAGTAAGAAGTTGGGATGAACAATCATTTACTATTCAAGCTGGAGGCAGACATGCCCCCATACATCCACAAGCACCAAAAATGAAGTTTATTGAACAAAATATTCGAGTTTTTGTGCCTGGGAAAGAATCTCTTTACAGAAGGTTGAGTATTCGAGAATGTGCAAGGATTCAAACATTCCCTGATAATTTTATTTTTTATTACAAAAGTGTTCCTGCTGGTTATAAAATGATTGGTAACGCTGTCCCTATCAATCTTGCTAAATTTTTAGCGGAAACCATTAAAGAGCAAATAATAAAAAATGAAAGCAAAAAATCAAATTATATTCCAACCAAAAAAGAAATTATAGCTGCATGA
- a CDS encoding SDR family NAD(P)-dependent oxidoreductase, producing MNKIIFITGATSGFGKASAKLFAQNGDHLILTGRRQDRLERLSNKLIDKYNIRVMPLCFDVRDQAATLEAINTLPENWKKIDVLINNAGLASGLNKIQDGDFDDWNKMIDTNIKGLLHVSRSVMPLMIARKKGHIINIGSTAGKEAYLNGNVYCATKHAVDAISKSMRIDLLEHGIKVTQICPGAAETEFSEVRFHGDKTRAKDVYNGYKPMSADDVASVIYYSTTLPKHLCINDLVLTSLAQANSYYINREN from the coding sequence ATGAACAAAATCATTTTTATAACAGGAGCAACATCGGGATTTGGAAAAGCATCGGCTAAGCTATTTGCTCAAAACGGCGATCATTTAATTTTAACAGGTAGAAGACAAGATCGTTTAGAAAGATTATCGAACAAATTGATTGATAAATATAACATTCGAGTAATGCCGTTGTGTTTTGATGTCCGTGACCAAGCAGCAACGCTTGAAGCAATAAACACCTTGCCTGAGAATTGGAAAAAAATTGATGTGTTAATTAATAATGCTGGTTTGGCAAGTGGTTTAAACAAAATTCAAGATGGTGATTTTGACGATTGGAACAAAATGATTGACACCAACATTAAAGGCTTGTTACATGTTTCGAGAAGCGTTATGCCATTAATGATTGCTCGAAAAAAAGGGCACATCATCAACATTGGTTCAACCGCTGGTAAAGAAGCATATTTAAACGGAAATGTGTATTGTGCTACCAAACATGCTGTTGATGCTATTTCAAAAAGCATGCGAATCGATTTGTTGGAACACGGCATAAAAGTTACTCAAATTTGTCCAGGAGCTGCCGAAACAGAGTTTTCAGAAGTGCGTTTTCATGGTGATAAAACAAGAGCAAAAGATGTTTACAACGGCTACAAACCAATGAGTGCAGATGACGTGGCTTCGGTTATTTATTATTCTACAACACTACCAAAACATTTGTGTATTAACGATTTAGTATTAACATCGTTAGCTCAAGCTAATAGTTATTATATAAACAGAGAAAATTAA
- a CDS encoding NRDE family protein: MCTVTFVPTQNGYILTSSRDEQKARPTIFPKKYSIGDKMLIFPKDELAGGTWIATDEKHRTACLLNGAFENHIKKERYRKSRGLILLESFAFSSINDFSNQVDLENIEPFTLLLIDSSPNLEFVEMRWDGTKKYIKNIDINLPQIWSSATLYPAEVRKKREDWFEKLIASEKSLSKETIQNFHFTKKDSDVKNDIVMEREGGLQTLSISQVIVEQQRKEFTYFDIVTNKHHSLIVYEN, encoded by the coding sequence ATGTGCACAGTAACTTTTGTTCCAACTCAAAACGGATACATTTTAACTTCGAGTAGAGACGAACAAAAGGCTCGTCCAACTATTTTTCCTAAAAAATATAGCATTGGGGATAAAATGCTCATCTTCCCAAAAGATGAACTTGCTGGAGGAACTTGGATTGCAACAGACGAAAAACACCGAACTGCTTGCTTGCTAAATGGCGCTTTCGAAAACCATATTAAAAAAGAACGTTACCGCAAAAGCCGTGGCTTAATTTTGTTAGAAAGCTTTGCTTTTTCATCTATTAATGATTTTTCAAATCAAGTTGATTTAGAGAATATTGAACCTTTTACCTTGTTGTTAATCGACTCCAGTCCTAATTTAGAATTTGTAGAAATGCGTTGGGATGGCACAAAAAAATACATCAAAAACATTGACATAAACCTTCCTCAAATATGGTCGTCTGCAACTTTATATCCTGCCGAAGTCAGAAAAAAAAGAGAAGATTGGTTTGAAAAACTCATTGCTTCCGAAAAGAGTTTATCGAAAGAAACCATTCAAAATTTTCACTTTACCAAAAAGGATAGTGATGTGAAAAATGATATTGTAATGGAGCGAGAAGGAGGTTTGCAAACCCTTAGTATTTCTCAAGTTATTGTTGAACAACAAAGAAAAGAATTTACGTACTTTGATATTGTAACTAACAAACACCATTCGCTAATTGTTTATGAAAACTAA
- a CDS encoding DinB family protein, translated as MLKNIDDTNYSSTLVLLSGASIGQHVRHVLEFYTCLIAAKNLGLVNYDSRQRNLQLETDVVFAQNQIDEIVFSLPKLEATKPLFLEGNYTHSNNPNTTISSTFGRELAYCLEHSIHHQALIKIGLKELKLESIITENFGVAPATIRYKQEQCAQ; from the coding sequence ATGTTAAAAAACATTGACGATACCAATTATAGCTCAACGTTGGTTTTACTTTCTGGAGCAAGTATTGGTCAGCATGTACGACATGTTTTAGAGTTTTATACCTGTTTAATTGCTGCTAAAAATTTAGGCCTAGTAAATTACGATAGCAGACAACGAAATTTACAATTGGAAACCGATGTGGTTTTTGCTCAAAATCAAATTGACGAAATTGTTTTTTCTTTACCAAAACTTGAAGCTACAAAGCCACTGTTTTTAGAAGGAAATTATACACACAGTAACAACCCAAACACTACCATTTCAAGTACTTTTGGAAGAGAATTAGCGTATTGTTTAGAGCACAGTATTCACCATCAAGCTTTAATTAAAATTGGCTTAAAGGAATTGAAATTAGAATCAATCATTACCGAAAACTTTGGCGTAGCTCCAGCAACCATACGATACAAACAAGAACAATGTGCACAGTAA
- a CDS encoding AhpC/TSA family protein produces the protein MKIKSNYILLITLISVFSVGCSSSKKTSPEEYQPKGLAVGTTIENFTAIDSKSVEYSLDKALESGPVVLIFIRGQWCPVCNKHMSLMQDSLQYIYEKGASLVVISPDKPEFIEKTIEKTGAEFTILYDESQKISDYFDVTFHPDGKTKLIYNSVLGAKLKEAHTDDSERLPVPATFIINKDKKIIWRQFDIDYKNRSTVSEIIHHLPTNQ, from the coding sequence ATGAAGATAAAATCAAATTACATCTTATTAATCACGTTAATATCAGTGTTTTCTGTGGGTTGTTCTTCCTCTAAAAAAACATCTCCAGAAGAATATCAACCAAAGGGTTTAGCAGTTGGTACAACAATTGAAAACTTTACAGCCATCGATTCAAAAAGTGTTGAATACAGTTTGGATAAAGCCTTAGAAAGTGGTCCAGTGGTATTAATTTTTATTCGTGGGCAATGGTGTCCTGTTTGCAACAAACACATGAGTTTGATGCAAGACAGCCTGCAATACATTTATGAAAAAGGTGCTTCTCTTGTGGTTATTTCTCCTGACAAACCAGAATTTATTGAAAAAACCATAGAAAAAACTGGTGCAGAGTTTACCATACTTTATGATGAAAGTCAAAAAATATCGGATTATTTTGATGTTACATTTCATCCTGATGGTAAAACTAAATTGATTTACAATTCTGTTTTGGGTGCAAAACTAAAAGAGGCTCACACCGATGATTCTGAAAGACTTCCTGTTCCTGCAACTTTTATTATTAATAAAGACAAAAAAATTATTTGGAGGCAATTTGATATTGATTATAAAAACAGGTCGACTGTTAGTGAAATTATCCATCACCTTCCTACTAATCAATAG
- a CDS encoding SPASM domain-containing protein, whose protein sequence is MAASFYDNFNLITKLNLSKSFNALLVYSSFYWAKISKNGVVNGLPLSITIEPTTACNLGCPECPSGLKQFTRAEGNLKTDFYKKIIDEVKQHAFYLNFYFQGEPYINPNFLEMVSYANAKKIYTATSTNAHFLTPQKAEETVKSGLSRLTISIDGTTQETYESYRKGGDLNKVLEGAKNIIEAKKKLNSKTPYVIFQFLVVQPNEHQIEDAKKLSTQMGVDEIRFKTAQVYDYKNGNPLIPTIEKYARYKKQTDGTYRLKNKLLNECWRMWSSCVITWDGKIVPCCFDKDAKHQLGDLKENTLKQIWLNKKYLDFRKTLLNNRAEIDICQNCTEGTKVFD, encoded by the coding sequence ATGGCAGCATCGTTTTACGATAACTTTAACCTCATAACTAAACTAAACCTGAGCAAAAGCTTTAATGCCCTGCTAGTTTACTCAAGTTTTTATTGGGCTAAAATTTCAAAAAATGGTGTGGTAAACGGTTTGCCATTAAGTATAACTATAGAGCCTACAACAGCTTGTAATTTGGGTTGTCCCGAATGCCCAAGTGGGTTAAAACAATTTACCAGAGCAGAAGGAAATCTAAAAACCGATTTCTACAAAAAAATTATCGACGAAGTTAAACAACACGCTTTTTACCTCAACTTTTATTTTCAGGGCGAACCTTATATTAACCCTAATTTTTTAGAAATGGTAAGCTACGCCAATGCTAAAAAAATATATACGGCAACCTCAACCAACGCACATTTTTTAACCCCACAAAAAGCCGAAGAAACAGTAAAATCAGGTTTAAGTCGTTTAACCATTTCTATTGATGGGACCACACAAGAAACCTACGAAAGCTACCGAAAAGGTGGTGATTTAAATAAAGTATTAGAGGGTGCAAAAAACATTATTGAAGCCAAGAAAAAACTGAACAGCAAAACTCCCTACGTTATTTTTCAGTTTTTGGTAGTACAACCAAACGAGCATCAAATTGAAGATGCAAAAAAACTTTCTACTCAAATGGGGGTTGACGAAATTCGTTTTAAAACTGCACAGGTTTACGATTACAAAAATGGCAACCCATTAATACCAACAATTGAAAAATATGCTAGATACAAAAAACAAACTGACGGAACCTATCGTTTAAAAAACAAACTATTGAACGAGTGTTGGCGGATGTGGAGTTCGTGCGTAATTACATGGGATGGAAAAATTGTTCCTTGCTGTTTTGATAAAGATGCTAAACACCAATTGGGGGATTTAAAAGAAAACACGCTAAAACAAATTTGGTTAAACAAAAAATATCTGGACTTTAGAAAAACCTTACTAAACAATCGTGCAGAAATAGATATTTGCCAAAACTGTACAGAAGGAACTAAAGTTTTTGATTGA